One stretch of Emys orbicularis isolate rEmyOrb1 chromosome 5, rEmyOrb1.hap1, whole genome shotgun sequence DNA includes these proteins:
- the WBP1 gene encoding WW domain-binding protein 1, with translation MERPGGGGSEGAWAALLGRQQQQAREYCPGVKNQPYVCETGHCCGETGCCTYYYELWWFWLLWTILILFSCCCAYRHRRAKLRLQQQQRQREINLIAYHGACNYPTSMMDLRMLASFKLPAYEEVAHRPSTPPPPYSTILAQLGGPHSRLGSSPLTLSPSSENFTSCSCESSCLTSPSSTSLSVQITDETERSQASTPSEEGGSSSTGTGASWELPEEPAPCEAPPKQTLFSSNVDFFEADYHRCSDIEEEEEEECMGEEEGAAQGDSSEHFRHRRLTGDSGIEVGRCQEEEGGEDSEEETHLLSKAGPESPQLSERKSLCGLQSEGGSEEPGSPVLPV, from the exons ATGGAGCGGCCCGGGGGCGGCGGCTCCGAGGGGGCCTGGGCCGCGCTGCTGggccggcagcagcagcag GCTCGGGAATACTGCCCAGGGGTGAAGAACCAGCCCTACGTGTGTGAGACGGGCCACTGCTGCGGAGAGACTGGATGCTGCACCTACTACTACGAGCTCTGGT GGTTCTGGCTCCTTTGGACTATTCTCAtcctcttcagctgctgctgcGCCTACAGGCACCGCCGCGCCAAACTgcgtctgcagcagcagcagcggcagcgtGAGATCAACCTCATCGCCTACCACGGTGCCTGCAACTACCCCACCTCCATGATGGATCTCA ggATGCTGGCTTCCTTTAAGCTGCCCGCCTATGAGGAGGTGGCTCACCGTcccagcacccctcctcccccctacaGCACCATCCTAGCCCAGCTGGGCGGGCCGCATAGCCGCCTGGGCTCCAGTCCCCTGACCCTGTCTCCCAGCTCGGAGAATTTCACCAGCTGCTCGTGCGAGTCGAGCTGCCTCACCTCCCCTAGCAGCACATCGCTGTCGGTGCAGATCACGGATGAGACGGAGCGCAGCCAGGCCAGCACGCCCAGCGAGgaaggcggcagcagcagcacgggCACCGGCGCCagctgggagctgcccgaggAGCCAGCCCCCTGCGAGGCCCCACCCAAGCAGACCCTCTTCTCCTCCAACGTGGATTTCTTCGAGGCCGACTACCACCGCTGCTCAGAcatcgaggaggaggaggaggaggagtgcatgggggaggaggagggcgcAGCCCAGGGGGACAGCAGTGAGCACTTCCGGCACCGGCGCCTGACGGGCGATTCGGGCATTGAGGTGGGGCgctgccaggaggaggagggcggggaggacagtgaggaggagacgcacctGCTCAGCAAGGCGGGGCCCGAGTCCCCCCAGCTCTCAGAGCGCAAGAGCCTCTGTGGGCTCCAGAGCGAAGGGGGCAGTGAGGAGCCTGGCTCGCCTGTCCTGCCTGTCTGA
- the MOGS gene encoding mannosyl-oligosaccharide glucosidase has product MRPRSPRPPVAGLMWLRQAAEARLRHTCEQSDGLPGYGWLLHDGLRFGAQEIRDRGLTLRTEFVKRPGGEHGGDWSWRVTARPESPGDQTSLVSLLFYVATNGQGTLQPHVENTRLVSVTGTSEELGHFNITFHKPTTDTGEALRYVSYNHLDARSPGLHRLTDVVKSSLSDRFVYAAPGGPKRRYLAVDTYRALPGEPEQEPQSHLLLHQVTLPLPCRVEVTFESGSFAERPGSLVGAVLSEELAGHVAAFERRFEETFSLARKGFTPQQQRFAKAALSNMMGGMGYFHGHSIVQSAHSPHPLPYPEGPLFTAVPSRSFFPRGFLWDEGFHQLLLARWDPALSREVIAHWLDLMNVEGWIPREQILDDEARAKVPPEFILQHNEAANPPTLFLVLQQLLREPGQGPAELSYLRRLFPRLRTWYEWYNTTQAGPLPYTFRWRGRDQDTDLFLNPKTLTSGLDDYPRASHPSPVERHLDLRCWMALAAGVMAEVAERLGEPAAEYRRMQQALSDNARLEQQHWAEQLGMFADYGNHSQAVGLEREKVAVGPGQPRHQLPAPRLVRVVRKPPKLQFVGALGYVSLFPFLLQLLRPDSPRLASILGDMRSEQKLWTPYGLRSLARTSPLYMKHNTEHDPPYWRGPIWINMNYLAVRALHHYASLEGPYQQRAAALYQELRANLIANLYRQYVESGYLWEQYSDSTGQGRGCYPFTGWSALVVLMMAEEY; this is encoded by the exons ATGCGGCCCCGCAGCCCGCGGCCGCCCGTGGCAG gccTCATGTGGCTGCGGCAGGCGGCGGAGGCCCGGCTGCGCCACACGTGCGAGCAGAGCGACGGGCTGCCCGGCTACGGCTGGCTGCTGCACGACGGGCTGCGCTTCGGGGCGCAGGAGATCCGCGACCGGGGCCTCACGCTGCGCACCGAGTTCGTGAAGCGGCCGGGCGGGGAGCACGGCGGGGACTGGAGCTGGCGGGTCACGGCCAGGCCGGAG AGTCCGGGCGACCAGACCTCCCTCGTCTCCCTGCTCTTCTACGTGGCCACCAACGGGCAGGGGACGCTGCAGCCCCACGTGGAGAACACGCGCTTGGTGTCGGTGACTGGGACATCCGAGGAACTCGGCCATTTCAACATCACCTTCCACAAGCCCACCACAGACACTGGGGAAGCCCTCAGATATGTCAG CTATAACCACCTGGATGCCAGGAGCCCGGGGCTGCACCGCCTGACGGACGTGGTGAAGAGCAGCCTGAGCGACCGCTTTGTTTACGCTGCGCCAGGCGGGCCCAAGCGCCGCTACTTGGCTGTGGACACGTACCGGGCGCTGCCGGGGGAGCCGGAGCAAGAGCCCCAGAGCCACCTGCTGCTGCACCAGGTGACGCTGCCGCTGCCCTGCCGCGTGGAGGTGACTTTTGAGTCCGGCAGCTTTGCCGAGCGCCCCGGCTCGCTGGTGGGGGCGGTGCTAAGCGAGGAGCTGGCTGGGCACGTGGCCGCCTTCGAGCGGCGCTTCGAGGAGACCTTCTCCCTGGCCCGCAAGGGCTTCACGCCCCAGCAGCAGCGCTTTGCCAAGGCTGCCCTCAGCAACATGATGGGTGGGATGGGCTACTTCCACGGGCACTCCATCGTGCAGTCTGCGcacagcccgcaccccctgccctaccccgAGGGCCCCCTGTTCACCGCCGTGCCCTCCCGCTCCTTCTTCCCCCGCGGCTTCCTCTGGGACGAGGGCttccaccagctgctgctggcgcgCTGGGACCCGGCCCTGAGCCGCGAGGTCATCGCCCACTGGCTGGACCTGATGAATGTGGAGGGCTGGATCCCGCGGGAGCAGATCCTGGACGACGAGGCGCGAGCCAAGGTGCCCCCTGAATTCATCCTGCAGCACAACGAGGCTGCCAACCCGCCCACCCTCTTCctggtgctgcagcagctgctgcgggAGCCGGGCCAGGGCCCCGCCGAGCTGTCCTACCTGCGGCGGCTCTTCCCCCGCCTGCGCACCTGGTACGAGTGGTACAACACCACGCAGGCGGGGCCGCTGCCCTACACCTTCCGCTGGCGGGGCCGGGACCAGGACACCGACCTCTTCCTCAACCCCAAGACGCTGACCTCCGGGCTGGACGACTACCCTCGCGCCTCGCACCCCTCGCCAGTCGAGCGCCACCTGGACCTGCGCTGCTGGATGGCCCTGGCCGCGGGAGTCATGGCCGAGGTGGCCGAGCGGCTGGGCGAGCCAGCTGCCGAGTACCGGCGCATGCAGCAGGCGCTGAGTGACAACGcccggctggagcagcagcactgGGCCGAGCAGCTGGGCATGTTCGCCGACTACGGCAACCACAGCCAGGCCGTGGGGCTGGAGCGCGAGAAGGTggctgtggggccggggcagccccgccaccagctccctgccccacgccTGGTGCGGGTGGTCCGCAAGCCCCCCAAGCTGCAGTTCGTGGGGGCCCTGGGCTATGTCAGCCTCTTCCccttcctgctgcagctgctgcggcCCGACTCGCCCCgcctggccagcatcctgggggACATGCGCAGCGAGCAGAAGCTCTGGACCCCGTACGGCCTGCGCTCGCTCGCCCGCACCAGCCCCCTTTACATGAAACACAACACGGAGCACGACCCCCCTTACTGGAGGGGGCCCATCTGGATCAACATGAACTACCTGGCTGTGCGGGCGCTGCACCATTACGCCAGCCTGGAGGGGCCCTACCAGCAGCGGGCAGCTGCACTCTACCAGGAGCTGCGTGCCAACCTCATTGCCAACCTGTACCGCCAGTACGTGGAGAGCGGCTACCTGTGGGAGCAGTACAGCGACAGCACaggccagggccggggctgcTACCCCTTCACGGGCTGGTCTGCCCTGGTGGTGCTCATGATGGCCGAGGAGTATTAG